A section of the Streptomyces sp. SCL15-4 genome encodes:
- a CDS encoding ABC transporter permease, translating to MVQFILRRTVGAFVTLLLIGAATFFLFVAAPSDYASLACGKDCSPQRLADIREALGLDLPLARQFWDFMSGIVTGRDFPAGHCSAPCLGVSFYSGDMVWSTIMDRFPLTLTLTAGGAVVFLLVGIGAGMIAAYRRGTLVDKVATGASMVLSSFQIYFLGPVVLTVLVYSTGWMEDPKYVPFTRDPVGWFVGMSIPVCVLATIFTAQYTRMARSSMIEQLAEDHVRTARAKGMSRRYVFLRYAWRGSLIPIVTILGIDVSSMLGGAVVTELTFSLQGIGRLAVDGAVNKDLPLTVGVMLFGAFFILIINILTDITYAWIDPRIRLS from the coding sequence ATGGTTCAGTTCATCCTCCGGCGCACGGTCGGCGCCTTCGTCACGCTCCTGCTCATCGGGGCGGCGACGTTCTTCCTCTTCGTGGCCGCACCCTCCGACTACGCCTCCCTGGCCTGCGGCAAGGACTGCTCGCCCCAGCGGCTGGCGGACATCCGGGAGGCCCTGGGGCTCGACCTGCCCCTGGCCCGGCAGTTCTGGGACTTCATGTCCGGCATCGTCACGGGACGCGACTTCCCGGCCGGTCACTGCTCGGCGCCCTGCCTGGGCGTGTCGTTCTACTCCGGGGACATGGTCTGGAGCACCATCATGGACCGGTTCCCGCTGACCCTCACCCTGACCGCCGGCGGTGCCGTCGTCTTCCTCCTGGTCGGGATCGGCGCCGGCATGATCGCCGCCTACCGGCGCGGCACGCTGGTGGACAAGGTCGCCACCGGCGCGTCCATGGTGCTCAGCTCCTTCCAGATCTACTTCCTCGGCCCGGTCGTGCTGACCGTCCTCGTCTACAGCACCGGCTGGATGGAGGACCCCAAGTACGTGCCCTTCACCCGGGACCCGGTCGGCTGGTTCGTCGGGATGTCGATCCCGGTGTGCGTGTTGGCCACGATCTTCACCGCGCAGTACACCCGTATGGCGCGCTCGTCGATGATCGAGCAGCTCGCCGAGGACCATGTGCGCACCGCCCGCGCCAAGGGCATGTCCCGCAGGTACGTCTTCCTGCGCTACGCCTGGCGCGGCTCGCTCATCCCCATCGTCACCATCCTCGGCATCGACGTCAGCTCCATGCTGGGCGGTGCCGTCGTCACCGAACTGACCTTCTCCCTGCAGGGCATAGGCCGGCTCGCCGTGGACGGCGCGGTCAACAAGGACCTGCCGCTGACGGTGGGCGTGATGCTGTTCGGCGCCTTCTTCATCCTGATCATCAACATCCTCACCGACATCACCTACGCGTGGATCGACCCGCGCATCCGGCTCTCCTAG
- a CDS encoding ABC transporter ATP-binding protein, giving the protein MSTPFLSVRDLKVHFSTEDGIVKAVDGLSFDLEKGKTLGIVGESGSGKSVTNMAVLGLHDPRNTALDGEILLDGKELTTATEKELEQLRGNKMSMIFQDALASLSPYHTIGAQIGETYRKHTGCSKKEARERSVEMLRRVGIPQPDVRVDDYPHQFSGGMRQRAMIAMALVCDPELLIADEPTTALDVTVQAQIMDLLKDLQQEFGTAIIFITHDLGVIADIADDVLVMYGGRCVERGTKKEVLQSPQHPYTLGLLGSMPSLDGPVDVPLSPIPGSPPSLLNPPSGCRFHPRCAFADKVAGGRCSGESPALEFVDGRAAACHLTPEQKRELFSDYVAARTH; this is encoded by the coding sequence ATGAGCACCCCCTTCCTCTCCGTCCGCGACCTCAAGGTGCACTTCTCCACCGAGGACGGCATCGTCAAGGCCGTCGACGGGCTCTCCTTCGACCTGGAGAAGGGCAAGACCCTCGGCATCGTCGGCGAGTCCGGCTCCGGCAAGTCCGTCACCAACATGGCGGTCCTCGGCCTGCACGACCCGCGCAACACCGCCCTCGACGGCGAGATCCTGCTCGACGGCAAGGAGCTGACCACCGCCACCGAGAAGGAGCTGGAGCAGCTCCGCGGCAACAAGATGTCGATGATCTTCCAGGACGCGCTGGCCTCGCTGTCGCCGTACCACACCATCGGCGCGCAGATCGGCGAGACCTACCGCAAGCACACCGGCTGCTCCAAGAAGGAGGCCCGGGAGCGCTCGGTGGAGATGCTCCGCCGGGTCGGCATCCCGCAGCCCGACGTCCGGGTGGACGACTATCCGCACCAGTTCTCCGGCGGTATGCGCCAGCGCGCGATGATCGCCATGGCGCTGGTCTGCGACCCCGAGCTGCTGATCGCCGACGAGCCGACCACGGCCCTCGACGTGACGGTCCAGGCGCAGATCATGGACCTGCTGAAGGACCTCCAGCAGGAGTTCGGCACCGCGATCATCTTCATCACGCACGACCTGGGCGTCATCGCGGACATCGCGGACGACGTGCTGGTGATGTACGGCGGCCGGTGCGTGGAGCGCGGCACCAAGAAGGAAGTGCTCCAGAGCCCGCAGCACCCGTACACGCTGGGACTGCTCGGCTCGATGCCGAGCCTGGACGGGCCGGTCGACGTACCGCTGTCGCCGATCCCGGGCTCGCCGCCCTCCCTGCTCAACCCGCCGTCCGGCTGCCGCTTCCACCCCCGGTGCGCGTTCGCCGACAAGGTGGCCGGCGGGCGGTGCTCCGGTGAGTCGCCCGCGCTGGAGTTCGTGGACGGCCGGGCCGCCGCCTGCCATCTGACACCGGAACAGAAGCGCGAGTTGTTCTCCGACTACGTCGCGGCCCGCACCCACTGA
- a CDS encoding dipeptide ABC transporter ATP-binding protein — protein sequence MSSTTPLLDVSGLTKHFPIKGGFPIKRTVGAVQAVDGLDFQVAEGESLGLVGESGCGKSTTGRLITRLLEPTGGKITYRGQDITHAGRRDLAPIRSEIQMIFQDPYASLNPRQTVGKIISGPMEINDINPEGGREKRVRELLEIVGLNPEHYNRFPHEFSGGQRQRIGVARALALEPKLIVADEPVSALDVSIQAQVVNLLQKVQRELGIAFVFIAHDLAIVRHFSQRVAVMYLGKIVEIADRDDLYGNPRHPYTRALLSAVPEATVDEEPRERIRLTGDVPSPINPPSGCRFRTRCWKATEKCATEAPPLVRAEGNKPGHLTACHYPETADTVPAPRLAKDPEAAA from the coding sequence ATGAGCAGCACCACCCCCCTCCTGGACGTCTCCGGGCTCACCAAGCACTTCCCGATCAAGGGCGGCTTTCCCATCAAGCGGACCGTCGGCGCCGTCCAGGCCGTCGACGGGCTGGACTTCCAGGTCGCCGAGGGCGAGAGCCTCGGTCTGGTCGGCGAGTCCGGCTGCGGCAAGTCGACCACCGGCCGGCTGATCACCCGCCTGCTGGAGCCGACCGGCGGCAAGATCACCTACCGCGGCCAGGACATCACGCATGCCGGCCGCCGGGATCTTGCACCGATCCGCTCCGAGATCCAGATGATCTTCCAGGACCCCTACGCCTCGCTGAACCCGCGGCAGACGGTCGGCAAGATCATCTCCGGGCCGATGGAGATCAACGACATCAATCCCGAGGGCGGCCGGGAGAAGCGGGTCCGCGAACTGCTGGAGATCGTCGGCCTGAACCCCGAGCACTACAACCGGTTCCCGCACGAGTTCTCCGGCGGCCAGCGCCAGCGCATCGGCGTCGCCCGCGCCCTGGCCCTGGAACCCAAGCTGATCGTCGCCGACGAACCGGTCTCCGCGCTCGACGTCTCCATCCAGGCCCAGGTCGTCAACCTGCTCCAGAAGGTGCAGCGGGAACTCGGCATCGCGTTCGTGTTCATCGCGCACGACCTCGCCATCGTCCGGCACTTCTCCCAGCGCGTCGCCGTCATGTACCTCGGCAAGATCGTCGAGATCGCCGACCGCGACGACCTGTACGGCAACCCCCGCCACCCCTACACCCGGGCCCTGCTGTCCGCCGTGCCCGAGGCGACGGTGGACGAGGAGCCGCGCGAGCGCATCCGGCTGACCGGTGATGTGCCGTCGCCGATCAACCCGCCCTCCGGCTGCCGCTTCCGCACCCGCTGCTGGAAGGCGACCGAGAAGTGCGCGACGGAGGCCCCGCCGCTGGTGCGGGCGGAGGGCAACAAGCCGGGCCACCTGACCGCCTGCCACTACCCGGAGACCGCGGACACCGTGCCCGCTCCGCGCCTTGCCAAGGACCCCGAGGCGGCGGCCTGA
- a CDS encoding ABC transporter ATP-binding protein, translating into MTTVTKAGGAPAPTGPGGFLSVRDLQVTFSTEDGPVRAVDGLSFDVGRGRTLGIVGESGSGKSVTNLTVLGLHDPRFTTVDGEIVLDGKELITATEKELEKLRGNRVAMIFQDPLTALSPFYTIGRQIAEPYRKHTGASKKAAWQRAVEMLGKVGIPHPEERARDYPHQFSGGMRQRAMIAMALVCDPDLLIADEPTTALDVTVQAQILDLLKDLQREFGTAIVFITHDLGVIADMADDIMVMYAGRAVERGTVDEVLRSPRHPYTWGLLNSMPRLDADLAAPLVPIPGTPPSLLTPPSGCRFHPRCTFRDRVAGDRCVTERPVLAAGRSSACHLSAEQKRTIFTEEIRPRLG; encoded by the coding sequence GTGACCACAGTGACCAAGGCCGGGGGCGCGCCGGCCCCGACCGGGCCGGGCGGATTCCTCTCGGTGCGCGATCTCCAGGTGACGTTCTCCACCGAGGACGGCCCGGTCAGGGCCGTCGACGGCCTCTCCTTCGACGTCGGCCGGGGCCGGACCCTCGGCATCGTGGGCGAGTCGGGCTCGGGCAAGTCGGTCACCAACCTGACCGTCCTCGGGCTGCACGATCCGCGGTTCACGACGGTCGACGGGGAGATCGTCCTCGACGGCAAGGAGCTGATCACCGCCACCGAGAAGGAGCTGGAGAAGCTCCGCGGCAACAGGGTGGCGATGATCTTCCAGGACCCGCTCACCGCGCTGTCGCCCTTCTACACCATCGGCCGGCAGATCGCCGAGCCGTACAGGAAGCACACCGGCGCCTCGAAGAAGGCCGCCTGGCAGCGCGCCGTGGAGATGCTCGGCAAGGTCGGCATCCCGCACCCCGAGGAGCGCGCCCGGGACTATCCGCACCAGTTCTCCGGCGGTATGCGCCAGCGCGCGATGATCGCCATGGCGCTGGTGTGCGACCCGGACCTGCTGATCGCCGACGAGCCGACCACCGCGCTGGACGTGACCGTGCAGGCCCAGATCCTGGACCTGCTCAAGGACCTCCAGCGGGAGTTCGGCACCGCGATCGTCTTCATCACCCACGACCTCGGGGTCATCGCCGACATGGCCGACGACATCATGGTCATGTACGCGGGCCGGGCGGTGGAGCGCGGCACGGTCGACGAGGTGCTCCGCTCGCCCCGGCACCCGTACACCTGGGGCCTGCTGAACTCCATGCCCCGGCTGGACGCCGACCTCGCCGCCCCGCTGGTGCCGATCCCCGGGACACCGCCGAGCCTGCTCACCCCGCCGTCCGGCTGCCGCTTCCACCCCCGGTGCACGTTCCGGGACCGGGTCGCGGGCGACCGCTGCGTCACCGAGCGTCCCGTGCTGGCAGCGGGCCGCTCCTCGGCCTGCCATCTGAGCGCCGAGCAGAAGCGCACCATCTTCACCGAAGAGATCAGGCCCCGTCTGGGCTAG
- a CDS encoding class I SAM-dependent methyltransferase — MVDQAFADPSLAALYDSLNPWGPGDDFYLGLVREAGSVLDIGCGTGRLLRRARAEGHPGRLVGLDPAAAMLVRARRARRDVEWVLGDVRVRHWRAEFDLVVMTGHAFQELVTDEEIRVCLRAAAAALRDGGRFVFETRNPGARAWERWTPDRVHEITAPDGTPVRVWHEVRGTGPEPGRVRFTETYAGPHWPAPRPVHSVLRFLDAATLEGFLTQAGLAVVAQYGDWDRAPLTSTGPEIITVARPLL; from the coding sequence GTGGTGGACCAAGCCTTTGCCGATCCCTCGCTCGCCGCGCTGTACGACAGCCTCAACCCGTGGGGCCCGGGTGACGACTTCTACCTCGGGCTGGTGCGGGAGGCCGGCTCCGTGCTGGACATCGGGTGCGGCACCGGGCGGCTGCTGCGCCGGGCCCGGGCCGAGGGGCACCCGGGGCGGCTCGTGGGCCTCGATCCGGCCGCGGCCATGCTGGTCCGGGCGCGCCGGGCCCGCCGCGACGTCGAGTGGGTGCTCGGTGATGTGCGGGTGCGGCACTGGCGGGCGGAGTTCGACCTCGTCGTGATGACCGGGCACGCCTTCCAGGAACTGGTGACGGACGAGGAGATCCGGGTCTGCCTGCGCGCCGCCGCCGCGGCCCTGCGTGACGGCGGGCGGTTCGTGTTCGAGACCCGCAACCCCGGCGCCCGCGCCTGGGAGCGGTGGACCCCGGACCGCGTCCACGAGATCACCGCACCCGACGGCACCCCGGTGCGGGTGTGGCACGAGGTGCGCGGCACCGGTCCGGAGCCGGGCCGGGTGCGCTTCACCGAGACCTACGCCGGCCCGCACTGGCCCGCGCCGCGGCCCGTGCACAGCGTGCTGCGCTTCCTGGACGCCGCGACACTGGAGGGTTTCCTCACCCAGGCCGGCCTGGCGGTGGTGGCGCAGTACGGCGACTGGGACCGGGCGCCGCTCACCTCCACGGGCCCGGAGATCATCACGGTGGCCCGGCCGCTGCTGTGA
- a CDS encoding ABC transporter substrate-binding protein, with product MMSQRARAARAVVIALAAGSLALTACSKNEGGKSGKDSGKDQKEAAVQSKAVTYVDAAGSTGPAKDLPGAKPGGTITVYQESGLSHLDPGQIYVSDSGQVANLLFRRLTQFQEDDKGDVSVVGDLATDSGKPSDGGRTWTFTLKDGIKDENGNALTSSDVRHTVERQYAKFIFDGPTYLQTWLSGTDYRKALPGGGYDGTHLPASVLDTPDAKTVVFHFDQPRPDLPQTLAMAGYAVVPAKGDTKERYEKKPVATGPYKIAENKAGKTLKLVRNTGWDPKTDSVRHQYADGFTFQFGVTESTQTKRLIADEGDNKNAIQLTGGVDATQIQDVIKNPDASKRTVKGYQPYVMSLTFNLDRVKDKKVREAAAYAVNSKSLIAGEGGAYGGDVAPNLFAPTLPGYEPAYDPYGRLKTPQGNLAKAKEILKDVPAAAKKLVFAYANSEQGQRRKVAIEDALSKVGFDVVAKEIDAASYYEQIGKLDNPYDMYISGWGQDWPSPGTVVTPIYDGSQVFDGSANYSHVKDPKVDALIKKALTQEPAEAAKTWKEAHHYLLENIIPAAPLWYTKQFQLSGSNVGGARYGTVSSLIDITRLYLKS from the coding sequence ATGATGTCTCAGCGTGCCCGCGCAGCGCGTGCCGTCGTGATCGCCCTCGCGGCCGGCTCGCTCGCTCTCACGGCCTGCTCGAAGAACGAGGGCGGCAAGTCCGGCAAGGACTCCGGCAAGGACCAGAAGGAGGCGGCGGTCCAGTCCAAGGCGGTGACGTACGTCGACGCCGCCGGATCGACCGGCCCCGCCAAGGACCTGCCCGGCGCCAAGCCGGGCGGCACGATCACCGTCTACCAGGAATCGGGCCTGTCCCATCTGGACCCCGGCCAGATCTACGTCTCCGACTCCGGTCAGGTCGCCAACCTGCTCTTCCGCCGCCTGACCCAGTTCCAGGAGGACGACAAGGGCGACGTCTCGGTCGTCGGCGACCTCGCCACCGACTCCGGCAAGCCCTCCGACGGCGGCAGGACCTGGACGTTCACGCTGAAGGACGGCATCAAGGACGAGAACGGCAACGCCCTCACCTCGTCCGACGTCCGGCACACCGTCGAGCGCCAGTACGCGAAGTTCATCTTCGACGGCCCGACCTATCTGCAGACCTGGCTCAGCGGCACCGACTACCGCAAGGCCCTGCCCGGCGGCGGCTACGACGGCACACACCTGCCGGCCTCGGTGCTGGACACCCCGGACGCAAAGACGGTGGTCTTCCACTTCGACCAGCCGCGTCCGGACCTGCCGCAGACGCTCGCCATGGCCGGCTACGCCGTCGTCCCCGCGAAGGGCGACACCAAGGAGCGGTACGAGAAGAAGCCGGTCGCCACCGGACCGTACAAGATCGCCGAGAACAAGGCCGGCAAGACCCTGAAGCTGGTGCGGAACACCGGCTGGGACCCGAAGACCGACTCCGTGCGCCACCAGTACGCCGACGGCTTCACCTTCCAGTTCGGCGTCACCGAGTCCACCCAGACCAAGCGGCTGATCGCCGACGAGGGCGACAACAAGAACGCCATCCAGCTCACCGGCGGTGTCGACGCCACGCAGATCCAGGACGTCATCAAGAACCCGGACGCCAGCAAGCGCACGGTCAAGGGCTACCAGCCGTACGTCATGTCGCTGACCTTCAACCTCGACCGGGTCAAGGACAAGAAGGTGCGCGAGGCCGCCGCCTACGCGGTCAACTCCAAGTCCCTCATCGCCGGCGAGGGCGGAGCCTACGGCGGTGACGTCGCGCCGAACCTCTTCGCGCCGACGCTGCCCGGCTATGAACCGGCCTACGACCCCTACGGCCGTCTGAAGACGCCGCAGGGCAACCTCGCCAAGGCCAAGGAGATCCTCAAGGACGTCCCGGCCGCCGCGAAGAAGCTCGTCTTCGCCTACGCCAACAGCGAGCAGGGCCAGCGGCGCAAGGTCGCCATCGAGGACGCGCTGAGCAAGGTCGGCTTCGATGTCGTCGCCAAGGAGATCGACGCGGCCAGCTACTACGAGCAGATCGGCAAGCTCGACAATCCCTACGACATGTACATCTCCGGCTGGGGCCAGGACTGGCCGTCCCCGGGCACGGTCGTCACCCCGATCTACGACGGCTCGCAGGTCTTCGACGGCTCCGCGAACTACTCGCACGTCAAGGACCCGAAGGTCGACGCCCTGATCAAGAAGGCGCTGACCCAGGAGCCGGCCGAGGCCGCCAAGACCTGGAAGGAAGCCCACCACTACCTGCTGGAGAACATCATCCCGGCGGCCCCGCTGTGGTACACGAAGCAGTTCCAGCTCTCCGGCTCGAACGTGGGCGGCGCCCGCTACGGCACGGTGTCCAGCCTCATCGACATCACCCGGCTGTACCTGAAGTCGTGA
- a CDS encoding dipeptide ABC transporter ATP-binding protein translates to MTEDPVLPAAREAGADAAPERLLEVSGLVKHFPVKGGFPVKRTVGAVQAVDGLDLTVRAGESFGLVGESGCGKSTTGRLITRLLEPTAGKITYRGRDISHATRRQLAPIRSEIQMIFQDPYSSLNPRQTVGKIISGPMEINDINPEGGREKRVRELLEIVGLNPEHYNRFPHEFSGGQRQRIGVARALALEPKLIVADEPVSALDVSIQAQVVNLLQKVQRELGIAFVFIAHDLAIVRHFSQRVAVMYLGKIIEVGDRDSIYARPRHPYTHALLSAVPEVTPTQEEAPRRERIRLAGDVPSPISPPSGCRFRTRCWKAQDKCAAEEPPLVRLLGNREGHLTACHFPEDPTIEARDEDIVLDPALTALEEQRTD, encoded by the coding sequence ATGACAGAGGACCCGGTCCTCCCCGCCGCCCGCGAGGCCGGTGCCGACGCGGCGCCGGAGCGCCTGCTCGAAGTCTCGGGGCTGGTCAAGCACTTCCCGGTCAAGGGCGGCTTCCCCGTCAAACGGACCGTCGGCGCCGTCCAGGCCGTCGACGGACTGGACCTGACCGTGCGCGCGGGCGAGAGCTTCGGCCTGGTCGGCGAGTCCGGCTGCGGCAAGTCGACCACCGGCCGGCTGATCACCCGCCTGCTGGAGCCCACCGCCGGAAAGATCACCTACCGCGGCCGGGACATCAGCCACGCCACGCGCAGACAGCTCGCCCCCATCCGTTCCGAAATCCAGATGATCTTCCAGGACCCGTACTCGTCGCTGAACCCGCGGCAGACGGTCGGCAAGATCATCTCCGGGCCGATGGAGATCAACGACATCAATCCCGAGGGCGGCCGGGAGAAGCGGGTCCGCGAACTGCTGGAGATCGTCGGCCTGAACCCCGAGCACTACAACCGGTTCCCGCACGAGTTCTCCGGCGGCCAGCGCCAGCGCATCGGCGTCGCCCGCGCCCTGGCCCTGGAACCCAAGCTGATCGTCGCCGACGAACCGGTCTCCGCGCTCGACGTCTCCATCCAGGCCCAGGTCGTCAACCTGCTCCAGAAGGTGCAGCGGGAACTCGGCATCGCGTTCGTGTTCATCGCGCACGACCTCGCCATCGTCCGGCACTTCTCCCAGCGCGTCGCCGTCATGTACCTCGGCAAGATCATCGAGGTGGGGGACCGCGACTCCATCTACGCCCGGCCGCGCCACCCCTACACCCACGCCCTGCTCTCCGCCGTCCCCGAGGTGACGCCGACGCAGGAGGAGGCGCCCCGGCGCGAGCGCATCCGGCTCGCCGGCGACGTACCGTCCCCCATCTCCCCGCCGTCCGGCTGCCGCTTCCGCACCCGCTGCTGGAAGGCACAGGACAAGTGCGCGGCCGAGGAGCCCCCGCTGGTCCGGCTCCTGGGCAACCGGGAGGGTCATCTGACCGCCTGCCACTTCCCGGAGGACCCGACCATCGAGGCCCGGGACGAGGACATCGTGCTGGACCCGGCCCTGACGGCGCTGGAGGAGCAGCGGACCGACTAG
- a CDS encoding ABC transporter permease, whose protein sequence is MTSPIDTEGGGASAAVSGPLGPEPRTGAVELAGRSPGRLMWLRFRRDRTGVVCAVVVIGYFVVSLLAPLLVKLPGTDPYTLYGQDPTYADHPVLDEFGLPLGYLGGVSGAHWFGVEPQYGRDLFAMLLYGMRTSLYMALGITVLLMLTGIVVGLIGGYFGGRTDYWIGRGTDFFLSFPQQLFFIAFMPVVTSFFVDPREETPTYFRAVAMLIVLWLLGWMGMARLVRSTVLSLREREFVEAARVSGASPWRIVRKEILPNVVTPILVQFTYQLPSTILSIAFLSFAGVGFVEPTPDWGRLFAAGARYAEQDPAFMFFPGVALVIFVLCFNLLGDSVRDAFDPKSGR, encoded by the coding sequence GTGACAAGTCCTATCGATACAGAGGGCGGCGGGGCGTCGGCCGCCGTCTCCGGCCCGTTAGGCCCGGAGCCACGGACCGGCGCCGTCGAACTCGCGGGCCGGTCCCCCGGCCGGCTGATGTGGCTGCGCTTCAGGCGCGACCGCACGGGCGTCGTCTGCGCCGTGGTGGTGATCGGCTACTTCGTCGTCTCGCTGCTCGCGCCGCTGCTGGTGAAGCTGCCGGGCACCGATCCGTACACCCTGTACGGCCAGGACCCCACCTACGCCGACCATCCCGTGCTGGACGAATTCGGGCTGCCGCTCGGCTACTTGGGAGGGGTCTCGGGCGCGCACTGGTTCGGCGTCGAGCCGCAGTACGGCCGTGATCTGTTCGCCATGCTGCTGTACGGCATGCGCACCTCCCTGTACATGGCGCTCGGCATCACCGTCCTCCTCATGCTCACCGGGATCGTGGTCGGCCTGATCGGCGGGTACTTCGGCGGTCGCACGGACTACTGGATCGGCCGCGGCACCGACTTCTTCCTCTCCTTTCCGCAGCAGCTGTTCTTCATCGCGTTCATGCCCGTCGTGACGTCGTTCTTCGTGGACCCGCGCGAGGAGACGCCGACCTACTTCCGCGCCGTGGCGATGCTGATCGTGCTGTGGCTGCTGGGCTGGATGGGCATGGCCCGGCTGGTGCGCTCCACCGTATTGTCCCTGCGGGAGAGGGAGTTCGTGGAGGCGGCCCGGGTCTCGGGGGCCTCGCCGTGGCGGATCGTGCGCAAGGAGATCCTGCCCAACGTCGTCACCCCGATCCTGGTGCAGTTCACGTACCAGCTGCCCAGCACCATCCTCAGCATCGCCTTCCTGTCCTTCGCGGGCGTCGGCTTCGTGGAGCCGACACCCGACTGGGGACGCCTCTTCGCCGCCGGTGCCCGGTACGCCGAACAGGACCCGGCGTTCATGTTCTTCCCCGGGGTGGCACTGGTGATCTTCGTCCTGTGCTTCAACCTCCTCGGGGACTCCGTACGGGACGCGTTCGACCCCAAGTCCGGGCGCTAG
- a CDS encoding ABC transporter permease encodes MFRFLIRRILGAAVILLIISALVFVLFYAAPRDPARIACGKVCTQETLELVKKNLGISDPLPMQYWEWLKGLFVGRDYAAFGHCDAPCLGYSFQSREPVLDTILDRFPTTISLSLGAAVVFLIFGVGTGMLAAVKQGRALDKIASSASLIASSMQIYVVGVLATYLLVDQLHLLDRASYTPFTDNPGKWFSGLLVPWLVLSLIFTANYTRMTRSQMVETLTQDYVRTARAKGLSRRTVFFRFAWRGAMGPIVTIFGLDLGVLLGGAIITESTFSLQGLGMLSVKAVGTNDLPILLGVIMVAAAAIVVFNILVDAVYALIDPRVRLA; translated from the coding sequence ATGTTCCGCTTCCTCATCCGCCGGATCCTCGGCGCCGCGGTGATTCTGCTGATCATCAGCGCCCTGGTGTTCGTCCTGTTCTACGCCGCTCCGCGCGACCCCGCCCGCATCGCGTGCGGCAAGGTCTGCACCCAGGAAACCCTGGAACTGGTGAAGAAGAACCTGGGCATCTCCGATCCGCTCCCCATGCAGTACTGGGAATGGCTCAAGGGCCTGTTCGTGGGGCGGGACTACGCGGCGTTCGGACACTGTGACGCGCCCTGCCTGGGTTACTCGTTCCAGAGCCGTGAGCCGGTGCTGGACACCATCCTGGACCGCTTCCCCACCACGATCTCCCTGTCCCTGGGCGCTGCCGTGGTCTTCCTGATCTTCGGTGTCGGCACCGGCATGCTGGCCGCCGTCAAGCAGGGCAGGGCGCTGGACAAGATCGCCAGCTCGGCCTCGCTGATCGCGTCCTCGATGCAGATCTACGTCGTCGGTGTGCTCGCCACCTACCTCCTGGTGGACCAGCTGCACCTGCTGGACCGGGCCAGCTACACGCCGTTCACCGACAACCCGGGCAAGTGGTTCTCCGGCCTGCTGGTGCCGTGGCTGGTGCTGTCGCTGATCTTCACCGCCAACTACACCCGTATGACGCGCTCCCAGATGGTGGAGACGCTCACGCAGGACTACGTCCGCACCGCCCGTGCCAAGGGCCTGTCGCGCCGTACGGTGTTCTTCCGGTTCGCCTGGCGCGGCGCCATGGGCCCGATCGTCACCATCTTCGGCCTCGACCTCGGTGTGCTGCTCGGCGGCGCGATCATCACCGAGTCGACCTTCAGCCTCCAGGGTCTCGGCATGCTCTCGGTGAAGGCGGTCGGCACCAACGACCTGCCGATCCTGCTGGGTGTCATCATGGTCGCGGCCGCCGCGATCGTCGTCTTCAACATCCTCGTGGACGCCGTGTACGCCCTGATCGACCCGCGCGTGCGCCTCGCATAA
- a CDS encoding helix-turn-helix domain-containing protein, which produces MGEDLEPQDLPEVRALAERLDALKEEAGLTQGRMVGRFRSNKATVSRSMRGIQHPSWNDFVRKLIEAVEDRRGHPMPAAELRALRLLHERALVARDCHSKGIVLLREELTGLRSRLRTSRADNRRLTALGTATVFAATVGFVFTSVDDLAKGATSVRGDAPRVTTECVALPAGTQPPATCAKTQWRWSLPAPDKGVGATFDLRTGHDTGELGGVLRLKAGCGAAVRWSVTVRVAGAGPTGLAAGTLDRDTPVTLYAPLHRDARTMTFTARRTDGGHCAATVVWDRPRPAITY; this is translated from the coding sequence ATGGGAGAGGACCTGGAGCCACAGGACCTGCCCGAAGTGCGGGCGCTGGCCGAAAGGCTGGACGCCCTGAAGGAGGAAGCCGGGCTGACCCAGGGGAGGATGGTCGGCCGCTTCCGCAGCAACAAGGCCACCGTGTCCCGCAGCATGCGCGGCATCCAGCACCCGTCCTGGAACGACTTCGTGCGCAAGCTGATCGAGGCGGTCGAGGACCGGCGGGGGCACCCGATGCCCGCAGCGGAACTGCGCGCGCTGCGCCTGCTGCACGAGCGGGCCCTCGTCGCCCGGGACTGCCACAGCAAGGGGATCGTCCTGCTGCGGGAGGAACTGACCGGCCTGCGCTCCCGGCTGCGTACGAGCCGCGCCGACAACAGGCGGCTGACCGCGCTGGGCACGGCCACGGTCTTCGCGGCCACGGTGGGCTTCGTCTTCACGTCCGTGGACGACCTGGCGAAGGGCGCGACCAGCGTGCGCGGCGACGCGCCCCGGGTGACCACGGAGTGCGTCGCGCTCCCCGCCGGCACCCAGCCCCCGGCCACCTGCGCGAAGACCCAGTGGCGGTGGTCCCTGCCGGCACCGGACAAGGGCGTCGGAGCCACGTTCGACCTGCGCACCGGCCACGACACCGGTGAACTCGGCGGTGTCCTGCGGCTGAAGGCGGGTTGCGGGGCCGCCGTCCGGTGGTCCGTCACGGTGCGGGTCGCGGGCGCCGGCCCGACCGGGCTGGCCGCCGGCACGCTCGACCGGGACACCCCGGTGACGCTCTACGCACCGCTGCACCGTGACGCCCGGACGATGACCTTCACCGCCCGGCGGACCGACGGCGGACACTGCGCCGCGACCGTGGTCTGGGACCGGCCCCGGCCGGCCATCACCTACTGA